The uncultured Trichococcus sp. DNA window TGTTGAAAAATAACTCATTTCTTTTCCTCCTAAGAATGATATCCTATTTTCATCTGTCATTTGAGTTAGTTCGTACAACTAACTCATAAATATAATATAAACCATTAGCACTTCATTGTCAAACGCTTTCAGTTTTTTTCTTATAATTAATTCGTTTTGTTTACGGCTCTTTCAGCCCTTGTTCTCCATAGCGAGCGGAGATAACTTATCCGTTATCTCCCGATCACTATGCATATCCGTTTTGTTATTCTGAGTCTTTTGCTTCAGAGGCTTCTGTTTCAACATCATCAGTCGATTCGGTTTTTATTTTGCTCTTCTCTTCGCCGTAAGCTTTCAATTCAGCAGCTTTTACATACTTCACATCAATCGGAATTGTCTTATCAATCTCTTCCCCATCGATTGCCTTCACCAGATTCTCGATCACCTGATAGCCGATTTGGTATGCATCCTGGTCAACTATTGCAGTGATACGGCCGTCTTCAATTCCTTGTAACCAAGTATCAGTATAGTCAAAACCATAGTGCAGAATTTCTCCTGACTTTCCTTGTGATTCAATCGCACTCATAACGCCCACGTCAGGACCTTCTGATCCCAATGAGAATACGGTTACTAAGTCTTTATTAGCCGAAATATAACCTTCCAATTGTTTCTTGGACTCAGATGGTTGATCATTATCCTGGATAGTAGCTAAAAATTTGAAATTACTCGCCTCTGCGCCATAGACCTCTTCAAATCCCGCTTTAATACCTGCTTCGCGGTCGATCATAGTCGGTTGCGCGACGTCCACACAA harbors:
- a CDS encoding sugar ABC transporter substrate-binding protein, producing MFKKRKSLITGISIATMLLLGACGNGGSADADMEKTLYFVPIVDTGAYWNPMKKGAEDAAEELGYTLVTKTSPSAEPSKKEKHIGFIKEATAKDVAGIAVAPIEKKSFADPIKAATDKDIPVITFDADLENEADRTAYVGTDNVSAGKELGKQAAEEMKEKGITSGSIAIVCVDVAQPTMIDREAGIKAGFEEVYGAEASNFKFLATIQDNDQPSESKKQLEGYISANKDLVTVFSLGSEGPDVGVMSAIESQGKSGEILHYGFDYTDTWLQGIEDGRITAIVDQDAYQIGYQVIENLVKAIDGEEIDKTIPIDVKYVKAAELKAYGEEKSKIKTESTDDVETEASEAKDSE